A window of Moritella sp. Urea-trap-13 contains these coding sequences:
- the xthA gene encoding exodeoxyribonuclease III: MKIISFNINGLRARLHQLQAIIDKHSPDVIGLQEIKVHNEMFPVAAVEEMGYHVFFHGQKAHYGVAMMVKKSTVADLEAIKVQYGFPTDDEEAQKRMIMVTFAQQSGKPITVLNGYFPQGENISHETKYPYKRKFYQDLNIYLNDNHTAEDDLIVMGDINISPAEKDIGIGEPNAKRWLKTGKCSFQPEEREWLAKLQGFGLHDTFRTIKPEVSDRYSWFDYRSKGFPDNRGLRIDVILATAALNAKVVESDVDYELRGIEKPSDHAPIWTTFG; encoded by the coding sequence ATGAAAATAATATCATTTAACATCAATGGCCTTCGCGCTCGATTACACCAACTACAAGCGATTATCGACAAGCATTCGCCTGACGTAATTGGCCTACAAGAAATCAAAGTACACAACGAAATGTTCCCAGTAGCAGCCGTTGAAGAAATGGGTTATCACGTATTTTTCCACGGTCAAAAAGCCCACTACGGTGTAGCTATGATGGTGAAGAAGAGCACAGTTGCAGACCTAGAAGCAATTAAAGTGCAATACGGTTTCCCAACCGATGACGAAGAAGCGCAAAAGCGTATGATCATGGTGACGTTTGCGCAACAATCTGGCAAACCAATCACAGTACTAAACGGTTATTTCCCACAGGGCGAGAACATCAGCCACGAAACCAAATACCCGTACAAGCGTAAATTCTATCAAGATCTAAACATCTACCTTAACGACAATCACACTGCAGAAGACGATCTGATCGTGATGGGTGATATCAACATCTCACCAGCAGAGAAAGATATCGGCATCGGTGAACCAAATGCCAAGCGCTGGTTAAAAACAGGTAAATGTAGCTTCCAACCAGAAGAACGTGAATGGTTAGCAAAACTGCAAGGGTTTGGCCTACACGATACATTCCGTACTATTAAACCAGAAGTAAGCGATCGCTACAGCTGGTTTGACTACCGTTCAAAAGGTTTCCCTGACAACCGTGGACTGCGCATTGACGTGATCTTAGCGACGGCGGCATTGAACGCTAAAGTGGTTGAAAGTGATGTCGATTACGAATTACGCGGTATCGAAAAACCATCAGATCACGCGCCAATCTGGACTACGTTCGGATAA
- a CDS encoding phosphomannomutase CpsG (capsular polysaccharide biosynthesis protein; catalyzes the formation of D-mannose 6-phosphate from alpha-D-mannose 1-phosphate), with protein sequence MTKLTCFKAYDIRGQLGSELNVDIAYRIGRAFGQYLSSTQSSPKTVVVGSDIRLTSEALKQALANGLMDANVNVIDIGMTGTEEIYFATKYLGTDGGVEITASHNPMDYNGMKLVREDAKPISGDSGLRDIQRIAEQNEFPAVTKRGTLSQNSILIAYVNHLMTYITPQNIAPMKIVVNSGNGAAGHVVDEIEQRFHSLNIPIQFIKVHHEANGHFPNGIPNPLLPNCRADTTKAILEHHADMGIAWDGDFDRCFLFDENGEFIEGYYIVGLLAEAFLQKDAGAKIIHDPRLSWNTIDIIEANGGTAIMSKTGHAFIKERMRKEDAVYGGEMSAHHYFRDFAYCDSGMIPWLLVTELLSVKQMKLSETVKARIEAYPSSGEINSKLTDPQASIACVRAKFESDALIVDETDGISLEFGDWRFNLRSSNTEPVVRLNVESRRNIPLMTEKTLAIMKVLHDH encoded by the coding sequence ATGACAAAATTAACTTGTTTTAAAGCTTATGATATCCGAGGACAACTGGGGTCAGAACTGAATGTTGATATCGCCTATCGTATCGGCCGGGCGTTTGGTCAGTACTTGTCATCAACACAAAGCAGTCCTAAAACAGTCGTTGTTGGCAGTGATATACGTTTAACCTCCGAGGCACTTAAGCAAGCGCTTGCAAACGGTTTAATGGATGCCAACGTTAACGTTATTGATATCGGCATGACAGGTACCGAAGAAATTTACTTTGCTACTAAATACTTAGGTACTGATGGTGGGGTTGAAATCACGGCCAGTCATAACCCCATGGATTACAATGGTATGAAGCTGGTTCGCGAAGATGCTAAACCCATTAGCGGTGATTCAGGGCTTCGAGACATTCAACGAATAGCAGAACAAAATGAATTTCCCGCAGTCACCAAACGTGGAACCTTAAGCCAAAATTCAATTTTGATTGCGTATGTGAACCATTTAATGACGTACATCACACCCCAAAATATTGCACCGATGAAAATAGTAGTTAACTCTGGAAATGGTGCTGCTGGCCATGTGGTTGATGAAATAGAACAACGCTTCCATTCACTTAATATACCCATACAATTTATTAAAGTGCATCATGAAGCGAATGGTCACTTTCCGAATGGTATCCCTAACCCACTATTACCAAATTGTCGTGCCGATACTACCAAAGCCATACTTGAGCATCATGCTGATATGGGTATTGCTTGGGATGGAGATTTTGATCGTTGCTTCTTGTTTGATGAAAACGGTGAATTCATCGAAGGCTACTACATTGTCGGATTGTTAGCAGAAGCATTTTTACAAAAAGATGCTGGCGCAAAAATCATTCACGACCCTCGATTAAGCTGGAATACAATTGATATTATCGAAGCAAATGGCGGTACCGCTATCATGTCAAAAACCGGTCATGCATTCATTAAAGAACGCATGCGCAAAGAAGATGCTGTGTACGGTGGCGAAATGAGTGCTCACCATTATTTCCGTGACTTTGCTTATTGTGATTCAGGTATGATCCCTTGGTTACTCGTTACCGAGCTGCTGTCAGTAAAACAAATGAAATTATCAGAGACAGTCAAAGCGCGTATTGAAGCATACCCCTCATCAGGTGAAATAAACTCTAAGTTAACGGATCCACAAGCTTCAATTGCATGTGTTCGAGCTAAGTTCGAGTCCGATGCACTTATTGTCGATGAAACCGACGGTATTAGCCTGGAGTTTGGTGATTGGCGTTTTAATTTACGCTCATCGAATACCGAACCAGTTGTCAGGTTGAATGTAGAGTCTCGCCGTAATATACCTTTAATGACAGAGAAAACCTTAGCCATTATGAAAGTATTACATGATCATTAA
- a CDS encoding nucleotide sugar dehydrogenase produces MRVSVFGMGYVGAVCTACLANRGHQIIGVDVVQEKVDIINAGRSPIVEEGLEELLLKGVKSKKISATINALDAVMQTDISFVAVPTPSKPNGDLNLGYVQNVCKQIGEAIKVKGCHHTVVIRSTVLPGSVMGVIRSELESATGMTAGVDFGLAVNPEFLRESTAIDDYDHPPMTVVGCLDEVSAQQLTELYSDLDAPLFIESIETAEMVKYTCNVWHAIKVTFANEIGSIAKASGVDGRKVMDIICTDTKLNISAYYMKPGFAFGGSCLPKDVRALNYRASQLNVKHPLIASVMESNENHVKNVFHIIENTGKKRVALYGLSFKPGTDDLRESPHVELAEMLLGKGYTVKIYDENVSYAKIHGSNKEYLENKIPHISSLLQQSKEDMLHSSELVIIGNSDKSFHALLEKISEHHVVLDLCGLIKGKSDDHTQGICW; encoded by the coding sequence ATGCGGGTAAGTGTTTTTGGAATGGGATATGTCGGTGCAGTGTGTACAGCCTGCCTGGCAAATCGAGGACATCAGATTATTGGTGTCGATGTTGTCCAGGAAAAAGTTGACATCATCAATGCAGGTCGCTCACCAATTGTTGAAGAAGGGTTGGAAGAGTTATTACTTAAGGGCGTGAAGAGTAAAAAAATATCCGCAACTATAAATGCCCTTGACGCGGTAATGCAGACTGATATTTCATTTGTTGCAGTCCCTACACCTTCTAAACCTAACGGTGATTTAAATCTTGGTTATGTCCAAAATGTATGTAAACAAATAGGTGAAGCAATAAAAGTAAAAGGCTGCCATCACACGGTTGTTATTCGCAGTACTGTATTACCTGGTTCCGTCATGGGGGTTATACGTTCGGAACTTGAAAGCGCGACCGGAATGACAGCTGGTGTCGATTTTGGCTTAGCGGTGAACCCCGAATTCTTGAGGGAGAGTACTGCTATAGATGATTATGATCATCCCCCAATGACTGTTGTAGGTTGCCTCGATGAGGTTTCTGCTCAGCAGTTAACGGAGCTATATAGTGATTTAGATGCGCCGTTGTTTATCGAAAGCATTGAGACTGCCGAGATGGTTAAATATACCTGTAATGTGTGGCACGCCATCAAAGTAACGTTTGCAAATGAGATTGGCAGCATCGCCAAAGCATCAGGCGTGGACGGACGTAAGGTGATGGATATTATTTGCACCGATACCAAACTCAACATTTCAGCCTATTACATGAAACCTGGATTCGCCTTTGGCGGTTCTTGTCTACCAAAAGACGTGCGGGCGTTAAATTATCGAGCTTCACAGCTTAATGTTAAGCATCCGCTGATCGCATCCGTAATGGAGAGTAATGAAAACCACGTGAAGAACGTATTCCATATTATCGAAAATACAGGTAAGAAAAGAGTGGCTTTGTATGGTCTTTCATTCAAGCCGGGTACTGATGATTTACGAGAATCACCGCATGTAGAATTGGCAGAAATGCTTTTAGGTAAAGGTTATACAGTCAAAATTTACGATGAGAACGTTAGCTACGCCAAAATTCATGGTTCAAACAAAGAATACTTGGAGAATAAAATCCCACATATTTCGTCGCTATTGCAGCAGAGTAAAGAGGATATGCTACATTCCTCAGAATTGGTCATTATAGGTAATAGTGACAAATCGTTTCATGCTTTGCTGGAAAAAATTTCAGAACATCATGTTGTTCTCGACCTTTGTGGCTTAATCAAGGGTAAATCAGATGACCATACGCAAGGCATCTGCTGGTAG
- a CDS encoding PilZ domain-containing protein translates to MSTATINLIHETETQRRHARVKLPVRLTIKDKEGALHTFSIADISASGFSIDIKTNELISGYLYQGVLLFKINTVEFRVPIAFTVKYLSEENDKAGCEFNSLGEEENSLIRMFISKYLAGDLASNADILTTMSRDNYTKERKNGSSGALSGLRKFRALVVTGLVACVGLSAFSYIVLNLYQHYFITYSVSAMVDIDKEPVIAPTSGYYELVADINTPVGKGVPLAVITSSVYEAINSVNNTQFTSEELKDILPTELNSLIKNPCNCLIISASKNDREFTQQGDVLFQVADVNASPYVTAYFNFTDVEIVTINKTVNLSIPGDKTHYTGKIEDVALSDDPKRPNAIIAIIRPDQVIDIENMSHPVQVSIGNNFEFGDIDFSSILR, encoded by the coding sequence ATGTCAACGGCAACAATTAATTTAATCCATGAAACTGAGACTCAACGTCGTCACGCGAGGGTTAAATTACCCGTGAGGCTAACAATCAAAGACAAAGAGGGGGCATTACATACGTTCTCTATTGCAGATATCTCGGCCAGTGGCTTTTCAATTGATATTAAGACTAATGAGTTAATTTCTGGTTATCTTTATCAAGGCGTTCTGTTATTTAAAATTAACACTGTTGAGTTCAGGGTTCCTATCGCGTTTACGGTGAAATACTTATCGGAAGAGAATGACAAAGCTGGTTGTGAATTCAATTCACTTGGAGAGGAGGAGAATTCACTCATCAGAATGTTTATCAGCAAGTATTTAGCGGGAGACTTGGCCAGTAATGCGGATATTTTGACCACGATGAGTAGAGATAATTATACCAAAGAACGAAAAAATGGTAGTTCAGGTGCCTTATCTGGATTGAGGAAATTCAGAGCTCTCGTTGTTACGGGCTTGGTTGCGTGTGTCGGTTTAAGTGCATTTAGTTATATTGTTCTGAATCTTTACCAGCACTATTTCATCACCTATTCAGTATCGGCGATGGTTGACATAGATAAAGAGCCTGTCATCGCACCGACAAGTGGTTATTACGAATTGGTCGCGGATATTAATACGCCGGTTGGAAAAGGTGTCCCACTTGCAGTTATTACATCGTCAGTATACGAAGCTATCAATTCGGTAAATAATACGCAGTTTACGAGTGAAGAGTTAAAAGATATTTTACCGACAGAACTCAACAGTTTGATTAAAAATCCGTGTAACTGCCTTATTATCAGTGCCAGTAAAAATGATCGAGAATTTACGCAACAGGGGGATGTTCTCTTTCAAGTTGCCGATGTCAATGCCAGCCCTTATGTGACGGCCTATTTTAACTTTACTGACGTTGAAATTGTAACCATAAATAAGACTGTCAATCTATCCATTCCCGGTGATAAAACCCACTATACAGGGAAGATTGAAGACGTCGCGTTGTCTGATGATCCAAAACGACCTAATGCTATTATCGCTATAATTCGTCCGGACCAAGTGATTGATATCGAAAATATGTCACATCCTGTGCAGGTTTCTATTGGTAACAATTTTGAATTTGGTGATATTGATTTCTCCTCTATTTTAAGATGA
- a CDS encoding glycosyltransferase family 2 protein: MPPTVFQQDHPDYLLIIGAIGIWRYSVVIMHFIRGVIFLYIVFPIQRKQALKALEKQSPSHIYLMVTSFRIDAKTTAMVYKSIIEEAMCCGYPCTVIASIVESSDELIFKLLWAELEPDESIKLRVVRIPGTGKRDGLAYGFRTISRDMPDKTALVAVVDGDTVLEKGVVKNCVPYFSLYPNIGALTTNEFCDVLGSYWMSQWHKLRFSQRHINMCSMALSKRVLTLTGRMSMFRAEVVTHPAFIEDVEKDHLNHWRLGQFKFLTGDDKSSWFSLMRKGWDTYYVPDAIINTVEHPPDKNFFRASRQLMFRWYGNSLRQNSRATGLGLSLLGPMTYYVLWDQRISMWTSIFGLSASIVAAFKYSPIYLVIYILWIAITRSVVTLMLLVSGHKISPAFPLMLYFNQIVGSVLKIYVVFRLDRQSWTRQKTKLKAHEDPFQAKFNKFSTPIMTFSAVSIFTAMLLYIV; encoded by the coding sequence GTGCCTCCAACCGTATTTCAACAAGATCATCCAGATTATTTACTCATCATCGGTGCTATCGGTATTTGGCGTTATAGTGTTGTGATTATGCATTTTATCCGCGGTGTAATCTTCCTTTACATCGTCTTTCCAATACAAAGAAAACAGGCATTAAAAGCGTTAGAAAAACAATCACCTTCACATATTTACCTGATGGTGACGAGTTTTAGGATCGATGCGAAGACAACCGCGATGGTCTACAAATCAATTATTGAAGAAGCTATGTGCTGTGGTTATCCCTGTACGGTTATCGCTTCAATTGTGGAGTCGAGTGATGAGCTTATTTTTAAATTGCTTTGGGCAGAGCTTGAACCGGATGAAAGTATTAAATTGAGGGTGGTGCGCATTCCTGGAACTGGTAAGCGAGATGGTCTTGCATATGGTTTTCGTACTATTTCTCGGGATATGCCCGATAAAACAGCCCTGGTAGCAGTCGTTGATGGTGACACGGTTCTGGAGAAAGGGGTGGTAAAAAACTGCGTGCCTTATTTTTCGTTATATCCCAATATCGGAGCCCTTACTACAAACGAGTTTTGTGATGTGCTGGGAAGTTATTGGATGAGCCAGTGGCATAAGCTCCGTTTTTCTCAGCGCCACATTAATATGTGCTCAATGGCGTTATCGAAACGCGTGCTTACGCTGACAGGACGAATGTCAATGTTTCGGGCAGAGGTTGTTACCCACCCTGCGTTTATCGAAGATGTTGAGAAAGATCATTTAAATCATTGGCGATTAGGACAATTTAAATTTTTAACGGGTGATGACAAATCTAGCTGGTTCTCATTAATGCGTAAAGGCTGGGATACCTATTATGTTCCTGATGCCATCATCAATACGGTGGAACATCCACCGGATAAAAACTTTTTTAGGGCGTCGAGACAACTGATGTTTCGTTGGTATGGTAATTCGTTAAGACAAAACTCGAGAGCGACAGGACTCGGGTTGTCTTTACTCGGCCCGATGACTTATTACGTGTTGTGGGATCAGAGAATATCGATGTGGACGAGTATATTTGGTTTGTCAGCCTCTATTGTTGCTGCATTCAAATATTCACCGATATATCTCGTTATTTATATCCTTTGGATTGCCATTACACGTTCGGTGGTGACACTTATGCTGTTGGTTTCTGGTCATAAGATAAGTCCCGCGTTTCCATTAATGCTTTATTTTAATCAGATCGTGGGCTCTGTGTTGAAAATATATGTCGTTTTTCGTCTTGATAGGCAATCTTGGACACGACAGAAAACCAAACTGAAAGCGCATGAAGACCCGTTTCAGGCTAAATTTAATAAATTCTCAACGCCAATAATGACCTTTTCAGCGGTCTCAATATTCACCGCAATGCTGTTATACATTGTTTAG
- a CDS encoding sensor domain-containing diguanylate cyclase → MEAVSNGEKVIRRLYEITKNYDLGFETQIEQILKMGLERFNLDIAILSKIDNNRYVIKHCVVPADVELVSGVELDLDTTYCHITCQANSPIALEYVGKHDQYASHPAYQSFGLESYIGMPIKLNGKLYGTLNFSSPTPYDRKFAAVDIDAIQLMASWIEVEIIRRNQEKRLIDLNLALEKKAYEDSLTLIPNRRAVFKHINADLNRVSREKSNAALAIIDIDLFKNINDTYGHKKGDEVLIKVAESIDNDIRDYDFVARFGGEEFLLWLPNCDMSIATMVCDRIRHNIEALSLCETPITISIGITCFGADMIQKKQAKERVDELILQADKALYKAKDAGRNCIKFYDIA, encoded by the coding sequence ATGGAAGCTGTCAGTAACGGTGAAAAAGTCATTCGGAGACTTTATGAAATCACCAAGAATTATGATCTTGGTTTTGAGACTCAAATTGAACAAATCCTGAAAATGGGTCTGGAACGGTTTAACTTAGATATTGCGATCTTATCTAAAATAGACAATAACCGCTATGTGATTAAGCATTGCGTGGTTCCCGCAGATGTGGAATTAGTCTCTGGGGTCGAGTTGGATTTAGACACTACCTATTGCCACATAACCTGTCAGGCTAACAGCCCTATCGCGCTTGAATATGTCGGTAAACACGATCAGTACGCCTCTCACCCCGCTTACCAATCATTTGGACTTGAGTCTTATATTGGCATGCCGATCAAACTAAACGGCAAGCTTTACGGTACCCTTAACTTTTCTAGCCCCACGCCTTACGACAGAAAGTTTGCAGCGGTTGATATTGATGCCATACAGTTGATGGCCTCTTGGATTGAAGTTGAAATTATTAGACGAAATCAAGAAAAGCGTTTAATAGATCTCAATTTAGCATTAGAGAAAAAAGCCTACGAAGACAGCTTAACTCTGATCCCTAACCGCCGTGCCGTGTTTAAACACATTAACGCCGATTTAAACAGAGTCAGTCGCGAAAAAAGTAACGCAGCATTAGCGATCATCGATATTGATTTATTTAAAAATATTAACGATACCTACGGACACAAAAAAGGCGATGAAGTATTAATAAAGGTCGCTGAATCGATTGATAATGACATACGCGATTATGATTTCGTGGCGCGATTTGGTGGTGAAGAATTTTTACTGTGGTTACCTAATTGCGACATGAGCATCGCCACTATGGTGTGTGATCGTATCAGACATAATATCGAAGCATTATCCTTGTGTGAAACCCCGATCACCATCTCTATTGGTATCACTTGTTTTGGTGCTGATATGATTCAAAAAAAACAAGCAAAAGAGAGAGTCGATGAGCTTATTTTACAGGCCGACAAAGCCCTGTATAAAGCCAAAGACGCAGGCCGAAATTGCATTAAGTTTTATGACATAGCCTAA
- a CDS encoding mannose-1-phosphate guanylyltransferase/mannose-6-phosphate isomerase, which translates to MILPVIMAGGNGCRLWPLSRELYPKQFLTVSGEQSMLQQTVARLTGLAHQLPLVICNEEHRFIAAEQLHLGGFKHSGIILEPVGRNTAPAIALAALQALKFAKNDEEPILLVLSSDHLIKNTAAFQSAVNKAIPFAEDGQLVTFGIVPTSPEIGYGYINAGAMKGDAFTVNKFVEKPNLETAQDYLDSGHYYWNSGMFLFKASRYIEELKLHHPDILTACEMSLAETKSDMGFIRINKAEFELCPNDSIDYAVMEKSDDVVVVPMDAGWSDVGSWSALWDIAVKDENNNVTKGDTLTVNTSNSYLYSENKLIAAVGIDNLVIVETKDAILVAHKDQVQHVRNIVSDLKRAGRTEHKIHREVYRPWGKYDSVDCGPRDQVKRITVKPGAKLSIQMHHHRAEHWVVVSGTAKVTNGDKTILLTENESTYIPIGQVHALENPGVFPLELIEVQSGSYLGEDDIIRFEDLYGRC; encoded by the coding sequence ATGATTTTACCTGTAATAATGGCTGGCGGTAATGGCTGTCGTCTATGGCCTTTGTCTCGAGAGCTTTATCCTAAACAATTTTTAACCGTATCAGGTGAACAATCCATGCTGCAACAAACCGTAGCTCGATTAACTGGACTTGCACATCAATTACCATTGGTAATTTGCAATGAAGAGCATCGTTTTATTGCCGCTGAGCAATTACATTTAGGGGGGTTTAAACATAGCGGTATTATATTGGAGCCTGTTGGACGTAATACAGCCCCCGCTATCGCATTAGCAGCACTGCAAGCATTAAAATTCGCTAAAAATGATGAAGAACCAATTCTATTAGTATTATCGTCAGATCACTTAATTAAAAATACGGCCGCGTTTCAATCAGCCGTCAATAAAGCCATACCATTTGCTGAAGATGGGCAGTTAGTTACATTTGGTATTGTGCCAACAAGCCCCGAAATAGGTTATGGCTATATTAACGCTGGTGCTATGAAAGGTGATGCATTTACCGTTAATAAATTTGTAGAAAAACCTAACTTAGAAACCGCACAAGATTATCTTGATAGTGGCCATTATTATTGGAACAGCGGTATGTTTTTATTTAAGGCATCCCGCTACATTGAAGAGTTAAAACTGCATCACCCTGACATTCTAACGGCATGTGAAATGTCGTTAGCTGAAACAAAATCAGATATGGGTTTTATCCGTATTAACAAAGCAGAGTTTGAGCTGTGTCCTAATGATTCAATTGATTACGCAGTAATGGAAAAAAGTGATGATGTCGTCGTGGTACCAATGGATGCGGGCTGGAGTGATGTAGGTTCATGGTCCGCACTGTGGGATATCGCCGTTAAAGACGAAAATAACAACGTAACCAAAGGCGATACCCTTACCGTAAATACATCAAATAGCTATTTGTACTCTGAAAACAAACTCATTGCTGCTGTGGGCATTGATAATCTAGTTATCGTTGAAACAAAAGATGCCATCTTAGTGGCTCATAAAGATCAAGTGCAACATGTGAGAAACATAGTGAGCGATCTCAAACGTGCCGGTAGAACTGAGCATAAGATACACCGAGAAGTATATCGTCCATGGGGGAAATATGACTCAGTCGATTGTGGACCGCGTGATCAAGTTAAACGTATTACCGTGAAGCCGGGGGCAAAACTGTCCATCCAAATGCACCATCACCGCGCCGAACATTGGGTTGTCGTATCGGGTACAGCGAAAGTCACCAATGGTGATAAAACCATCTTGTTAACAGAAAATGAATCGACCTATATCCCTATTGGCCAGGTGCATGCGTTAGAAAATCCAGGGGTATTTCCACTTGAATTAATCGAAGTGCAATCCGGCTCATACCTTGGCGAAGATGACATTATTCGCTTTGAAGATCTTTATGGTCGCTGCTAG
- a CDS encoding lytic transglycosylase F — MTMQWTKICAKANTLIFCVLVNTSPANAQYSANIQSHSPESTSSSTIAQQQLNIHSQPSFEDLPQLLAKRTIKVLVVNHPAYYFIYQSRPRGLAYDMMREYEKHLNQKHFKDTKLKLNILFIPVPSSQIVSLLAQGYGDIAIGPLMTPLRLQNQVTHTEPIYTDHQLLLVSHKSTKEYKDIKQLSGKEIWIRRNSIYHQQLQHINKQLFQLNKPPIDINIAIDELEDFEILDMVDNKQIFMTMTSNHSMRLWKRLYKNIKLHPQLAVGSRIPSTWAVRNHTPLLTTSLNQFIAKHKKGTKIGNILHRRYLVRHPWLKKVIHQQFENRYLETEQLIKKYAKQYKFDWQLILAQAYQESRLNQKAISHRGAVGVMQVLPTTANEPYINIKNINKMDGNIHAGVKYLHFMQQRYFSHDNITELDSLLLSFAAYNAGPAKLIRLRRRALKEGLNPNIWFNHVEKIAADVIGRETVDYVNNIYKFYITYLLASRYQINEAQLAPQQVANTR, encoded by the coding sequence ATGACGATGCAGTGGACGAAGATATGCGCAAAGGCTAACACCTTAATTTTCTGTGTTTTAGTTAACACATCTCCCGCTAATGCCCAATATTCCGCTAACATACAGTCTCACTCTCCAGAATCAACATCGTCTAGCACCATCGCCCAACAACAGCTTAATATTCATAGCCAGCCGAGCTTTGAAGACCTTCCCCAGCTATTAGCAAAACGTACTATCAAGGTACTTGTCGTTAATCATCCCGCTTATTATTTTATTTACCAAAGTCGCCCGCGTGGGCTTGCTTATGACATGATGCGTGAATACGAAAAGCACTTAAATCAGAAGCACTTCAAAGACACAAAGTTAAAACTTAATATCCTGTTTATCCCGGTACCAAGTAGCCAAATCGTCAGCTTACTTGCGCAAGGTTATGGTGATATTGCCATCGGCCCATTAATGACCCCATTACGCCTACAGAACCAAGTTACCCACACCGAGCCCATCTATACCGACCATCAGTTATTGCTCGTCAGCCACAAGTCTACAAAAGAATACAAGGATATAAAGCAGCTTTCAGGGAAGGAAATATGGATACGCCGTAATAGTATTTACCATCAGCAGTTACAACATATCAACAAACAGTTATTCCAACTCAACAAACCGCCCATCGACATCAACATTGCCATAGACGAACTTGAAGACTTCGAAATTTTAGATATGGTCGACAACAAACAGATATTCATGACGATGACCTCTAACCACAGTATGCGTTTGTGGAAAAGGTTATACAAAAACATCAAATTGCATCCCCAGCTAGCAGTCGGCAGTCGTATTCCCAGTACTTGGGCGGTACGCAATCACACGCCACTACTAACTACTAGTTTAAATCAGTTTATTGCCAAGCATAAAAAAGGCACCAAGATCGGCAACATCCTACACCGCCGCTATTTGGTGAGACACCCTTGGTTAAAAAAAGTCATTCACCAACAGTTTGAAAACCGCTATTTAGAAACCGAACAGCTCATTAAAAAATACGCTAAGCAGTACAAGTTCGACTGGCAGCTTATTCTCGCGCAAGCCTACCAAGAGTCGCGACTCAACCAAAAAGCCATTAGCCATCGCGGCGCTGTCGGGGTAATGCAAGTATTACCTACAACCGCTAACGAACCTTATATCAATATTAAAAACATCAACAAGATGGATGGTAATATTCATGCGGGCGTGAAGTATTTACACTTTATGCAGCAACGTTATTTTAGTCACGACAATATCACCGAGCTCGACTCGCTATTACTCAGCTTTGCCGCTTATAACGCCGGGCCAGCTAAGTTGATCCGCTTAAGAAGACGGGCGTTAAAGGAAGGCTTAAATCCCAACATTTGGTTTAATCATGTCGAGAAGATTGCCGCTGACGTTATCGGCAGAGAAACGGTGGATTATGTGAACAACATTTATAAGTTTTATATCACCTACCTGCTCGCTTCCCGTTACCAAATTAACGAAGCACAATTAGCACCACAACAAGTGGCGAACACCCGCTAG